Within Desulfocurvus vexinensis DSM 17965, the genomic segment AATTGTAACAGTTTGACGAAAATGTGAAGGTCGAGGACGGGCGCGGGCCGGGGGAGGAGGAGCCTGGGGACGGTGCGTGCTCCTGGGGATTGATTGGCCTCCGGCGGCTTAAGGGCCGTGGGCCCTTAAGAATCCCATTCGGGGTGGGCGTGGCGGCGCGCCGCCACGCCCACCCAATGCGGGATTCTCAAGGGACGTGTCCCTTGAGCCGCCGGAGGCAAATCCACCCAGGGGCCACGCGCACCGTCCCCAGGCTCCTCCGCCCCCGGCGCCGGGCCGAAACCGGCAGGCGGGAAACGGCGGGGGCCCGCAACGCTTGTGCGTCGCGGGCCCCTGGGCGTCGTCTGGGTCCGGCGGGTTACTCCGTCGCGACCTTGAGCATTTCCCAGTACTTTTCGTAGATGGGCAGGGCCTCGCCCACGCCGGTCTGGAACTCGCTGTTGACGAGGTCTTCGGGGCGCGGGGAGACGATGGGGTCGTTTTGCAGCTCTTCGGGCAGCAGGGCGAAGGCGGCCTTGTTGGGCGTGGTGTAGCGGAACTCCTCGGCGATGCGCGCGGCGATTTCCGGGCGCAGCAGGAAGTCGATGAACAGCAGCGCGCCTTCCTTGTTTTCCGCGCCCGCCGGGATGCACAGGCTGTCCATCCACAGCATGGCGCCCTCGCGGGGGTAGACGTATTCCAGCTCGGGCATTTCCTCGCGGATCTGGCTGGCGTCGCCGTTGAAGATCAGCCCGGCCACGGCCTCTTCGCCCGCGAAGACCTGCTTGGCGCCGTCGCTGGTGAACACGCGCACGGCGGGCTTGAGCTCCAGCAGCCATTCGTAGGCGGCCTTGATCTCGGCCTCCTCGCGGGTGTTCATGGAGTGCCCGAGCACCTTGAGGGCCAGGCCCAGGCCGTCGCGCAGGTCGCTGGACATGACGATGCGTCCGGCCAGCTCGGGGCGCTTGAGGTCCGCCCAGGCGGCCACGGTGCCGGGGGCGACCTGCCTGGTGTTGACCATGAGCCCCGTGGAACCCCACATGTAGGGGATGGAGTAGCGGTTGTCGGGGTCGAAGGGCTTGTTGAGCACCGAGGGGTCCAGGTTGGCGAAATTGGAGAGGGCCGTGGGGTCGATCTCGGCCAGCAGGCCCTGTTCGCGCATCAGGCTCACGAAGTAGGTGGAGGGCACCACCAGGTCGTAGCCCTTGCCGCCCATGAGCTTCAGCTTGGTGAACATGGCCTCGTTGGACTCGTAGGTGGAATAGACGACCTTGATGCCCGTCTCGGCGCTGAACTCGTCGAGCACGCTCTGGGGCATGTAGTCGGTCCAGTTGTAGATGGTCAGGGTCTTGCCCGCCCCGGCCCAGGCCGAGGGGACGGCCACCAGGGCCGCCAGGAGCAGCAGGGCTGCGATGCGCTTGGTCATGTTATTGCCTCCTTGTGCGGGTCATGGCGTGGGCCAGCAGGACGCAGGCCACGGTCAGGGTGAACATGATGGCCGACAGGGCGTTGATGTCCGGCTTCACGCCCAGGCGTACCATGGAGTAGATTTTCAGCGGCAGGATTTCGTAGCTCGGGCCGGTGACGAAGAAGCTGATGAGCACGTCGTCCATGGACAGGGTGAAGCTCAGCAGCCAGCCCGCGCCCACGGCGGGCAGGGTCAGCGGCAGGATGACGTCGCGAAAGGCCCGCCACTCGGAGGCGCCCAGGTCGCGCGCGGCCTCCACGAGGTTCTCGTCGAAGGACGCCAGGCGCGCCAGCACCGTGAGGGTCACGAAGGGCAGGCACAGGGTGATGTGCGACACCAGCAGCGTGCCGAAGCCCAGGCTCGCGCCCAAGACCACGAAGAAGATGAGCAGCGAGATGCCCATGACGATGTCCGGCGAGACGGTGAGCACCAGGATGCTGCCCAGCAGCACCTTGCGCCCGGTGAAGCGGTAGCGGTTGAGCGCCAGGGCCGCCAGGGTGCCCAGCACCGTGGCCGCCGTGGCGGAGACCACGGCCACCACCAGGGTGCGCAGGGCGGCGTCCATGAGCGGGCCGTTGGCCGCCAGGCGCTCGTACCATTTCCAGGTGAACCCGCGCCAGGCCGTGGAGTAGGTGGCGTCGTTGAAGGAATAGACGATGACCACCAGGATCGGCAGGTACAGGAAGGCGAAGACCAGGACCATCCACGCCAGGCGCAGCTTGCGGGTCATGGCGCCCCCTCGGCCAGCAGGTCGTCGGCCTCGTCCTCGCGGGCGCGGCGCGCGGCCACCCGCCACAGCACGATCATCACCGCCAGGGCCACGGTGAGCACCGTGCTGGCTGCGGCGCCCAGGGGCCAGTCGCGCGCGAGCAGCATCTGGTTCTTGATGAAGTTGCCGATGAGCATGGACTTGCCGCCGCCCAGCAGCTCGGGGATGTAGAACATGCCCAGGGCGGGCAGGAACACGAGCATGCTGCCAGCCAGGATGCCGGGCATGGTCAGGGGCAGGGTCACGTTCCAGAAGGCGCGCAGGCTGCCCGCGCCCAGGTCGCGCGCGGCGTCGAGCAGGTTGCGGTCCAGCTTTTCGATGGCCGCGAACAGCGGCAGGATCATGAACGGCAACAGGGTGTAGGTGAAGCCGATGAACATGGCGGTGTCGGTGTACAGCAGCGACACCGGCCCGCTGGTCAGGCCCAGGGCTTCGAGCAGGTTGGAGAGCACCCCGCGCGATTTGAGGATGATGATCACCGCGTAGGTGCGGATGAGCGAGTTGGTCCAGAAGGGGATGACGACCATGAGCAGCAGCCAGGGCCGGGCCCGGCGCCCGGCGCGGGCCAGGGCGTAGGCGAAGGGGTAGCCCGCCAGCAGGCAGACCAGGGTCGCCAGGGCCGCCAGGCGCACCGACTCCCAGAAGATGGCCGCGAAGGTCGGGTCCATGAGCCGGGTGTAGGCGTCCAGGGTCAGGCCGGGGGCGACGAAGTCCTCGGGGTGGCGCGTGAGGAACGAGACCACCAAGAGCCCCGCGTTGGGCGCCAGGGCGAAGACGATCAGCCACGCGGCCACGCCCAGGATGCAGAAGCGCCGGAACAGCGCGCCGTCATGCATCGGGCAGCACCACTTCCCAGCCGTTGACCCAGGTCACGGCCACGGTCTCACCCGTGGCGTAGCTGATCTCCTGGTCGTCCTCGTTGAAGTATTCCTGGGCCAGCAGGGTCTTGCCGCCGTCTTCGCCCTCCAGGCGCACGATGATGTCCACCGTGGCGCCCTTGTAGACGGTCTCCTCGATGCGCCCGGTGAGGAAGGGGCCCTCGGGCCGCTCGTCCACGGCGCGCCACACGCGCAGGTCTTCGGGGCGCAGCAGCACCTTCACGTCGTCGCCCGGGGCGAAGGAGCGGCGCGTCTCCACGGGCATGGACGAGCCCTCGACCACGGCCCGGTAGCGCACGCCGTTGATCTTCTCGGCGATGGTGGCGTCCAGGATGTTGATGTCGCCCACGAAGCGCGCCACGGTGAGGTTGGCGGGGTTTTCGTAGATTTCCTGGGGCGAGCCGATCTGCTCGATGCGGCCTTCGTTCATGACCACCACGCGGTCGGACATGGCGAAGGCTTCCTGCTGGTCGTGGGTCACGAAGACGAAGGTGATGCCCAGCTGGCGCTGGAGGTGCTTGATTTCGAGCTGCATGGCCTTGCGCAGCTTGGCGTCCAGGGCGCTGAAGGGCTCGTCGAGCAGCAGCACCAGGGGGTTGTTGACCACGGCGCGGGCGATGGCCACGCGCTGCTGCTGCCCGCCCGACAGCCGCCCCGGGCGGCGCTTGGCGAAGCCGTCCATGTGCACCGTGCGCAGCACGTCGGCCACGCGGCGGGCGGCCTCGGCGCGGTCCGTGCGCTGCATGCGCAGCCCGAAGCCCACGTTGGCCTCCACTGTCATGTGCGGGAACAGCGCGTAGTTCTGGAACACGGTGTTGACCTGCCTGCGCTCGGGGGGCATGTCGTTGACGCGCCGTCCCGCGATGAACACGTCGCCTTCGGTGGGCGCCTCGAAGCCCGACAGGATGCGCAGGATGGTCGTCTTGCCGCAGC encodes:
- a CDS encoding ABC transporter permease subunit, which gives rise to MHDGALFRRFCILGVAAWLIVFALAPNAGLLVVSFLTRHPEDFVAPGLTLDAYTRLMDPTFAAIFWESVRLAALATLVCLLAGYPFAYALARAGRRARPWLLLMVVIPFWTNSLIRTYAVIIILKSRGVLSNLLEALGLTSGPVSLLYTDTAMFIGFTYTLLPFMILPLFAAIEKLDRNLLDAARDLGAGSLRAFWNVTLPLTMPGILAGSMLVFLPALGMFYIPELLGGGKSMLIGNFIKNQMLLARDWPLGAAASTVLTVALAVMIVLWRVAARRAREDEADDLLAEGAP
- a CDS encoding extracellular solute-binding protein, translating into MTKRIAALLLLAALVAVPSAWAGAGKTLTIYNWTDYMPQSVLDEFSAETGIKVVYSTYESNEAMFTKLKLMGGKGYDLVVPSTYFVSLMREQGLLAEIDPTALSNFANLDPSVLNKPFDPDNRYSIPYMWGSTGLMVNTRQVAPGTVAAWADLKRPELAGRIVMSSDLRDGLGLALKVLGHSMNTREEAEIKAAYEWLLELKPAVRVFTSDGAKQVFAGEEAVAGLIFNGDASQIREEMPELEYVYPREGAMLWMDSLCIPAGAENKEGALLFIDFLLRPEIAARIAEEFRYTTPNKAAFALLPEELQNDPIVSPRPEDLVNSEFQTGVGEALPIYEKYWEMLKVATE
- the potA gene encoding spermidine/putrescine ABC transporter ATP-binding protein PotA; this translates as MADQDCIIELRGVSKRFDDLLALDGIDLGIRNGEFLTLLGPSGCGKTTILRILSGFEAPTEGDVFIAGRRVNDMPPERRQVNTVFQNYALFPHMTVEANVGFGLRMQRTDRAEAARRVADVLRTVHMDGFAKRRPGRLSGGQQQRVAIARAVVNNPLVLLLDEPFSALDAKLRKAMQLEIKHLQRQLGITFVFVTHDQQEAFAMSDRVVVMNEGRIEQIGSPQEIYENPANLTVARFVGDINILDATIAEKINGVRYRAVVEGSSMPVETRRSFAPGDDVKVLLRPEDLRVWRAVDERPEGPFLTGRIEETVYKGATVDIIVRLEGEDGGKTLLAQEYFNEDDQEISYATGETVAVTWVNGWEVVLPDA
- the potC gene encoding spermidine/putrescine ABC transporter permease PotC; translated protein: MTRKLRLAWMVLVFAFLYLPILVVIVYSFNDATYSTAWRGFTWKWYERLAANGPLMDAALRTLVVAVVSATAATVLGTLAALALNRYRFTGRKVLLGSILVLTVSPDIVMGISLLIFFVVLGASLGFGTLLVSHITLCLPFVTLTVLARLASFDENLVEAARDLGASEWRAFRDVILPLTLPAVGAGWLLSFTLSMDDVLISFFVTGPSYEILPLKIYSMVRLGVKPDINALSAIMFTLTVACVLLAHAMTRTRRQ